One part of the Phycisphaerae bacterium genome encodes these proteins:
- a CDS encoding glycosyltransferase, translating to MRILAIASLYPLSHADNAGQARHVSFRALVAQGHDIEVIRPQMRLYQWISRDWRLKSGQHVPLRYELDGVPVACPRFWRLPGRYWRPYEASWRYGPVARLVRRAHTAKPFDVIYGCELVSDGVVAVRLGREMKLPVMLSSIGSDAHTYPYQSKRAMTVTRKVLCEADLILVEGAGAVEDIRRLTTHTAPIHVFSRGIDLSRFEGALSKDAAREKHGLPRGRRLIVFVGTLNESKGVLVLAEAFAQIAPRHADADLVYVGSGTMFDDIRTMTATAGLSDRVHLLGKRPFSEVPHILLACDVFCLPSFAEGLPKSVVEGMAAGLPVVATNVGGIPDVMSHGECGILVSPRDVNGLAGALDRLLANPDEAARMGSVGQAIARTHFDTVKNAAGILRFAEEAIARGNTRMAQSEGSGWPAQSV from the coding sequence ATGCGCATTCTTGCAATCGCCAGCCTGTATCCACTGTCACACGCCGACAACGCCGGTCAGGCGCGCCACGTTTCGTTCCGCGCGCTGGTTGCACAAGGACATGACATTGAGGTCATTCGCCCGCAAATGCGCCTGTATCAGTGGATCTCCCGCGACTGGCGATTGAAGAGCGGCCAGCATGTGCCGCTGCGATATGAACTCGACGGCGTGCCGGTGGCGTGCCCGCGATTTTGGCGCCTGCCGGGCAGATACTGGCGACCTTACGAGGCAAGCTGGCGCTACGGCCCGGTCGCTCGCCTGGTCCGGCGCGCCCATACCGCGAAGCCGTTCGATGTCATTTACGGATGCGAACTGGTGTCGGATGGCGTTGTTGCGGTTCGACTGGGTCGCGAGATGAAACTGCCGGTGATGCTGTCGAGCATCGGCAGCGATGCTCACACCTACCCATATCAAAGCAAGCGTGCGATGACAGTGACGCGCAAGGTGCTGTGTGAGGCGGATCTGATACTTGTAGAGGGGGCCGGTGCGGTCGAGGATATTAGACGACTGACGACTCACACCGCGCCCATCCACGTCTTCAGTCGAGGCATTGATCTATCTCGCTTTGAGGGCGCCCTGTCGAAAGATGCCGCGAGGGAAAAACATGGCCTGCCTCGTGGGCGCCGGCTCATCGTGTTCGTCGGAACCCTAAATGAAAGCAAGGGTGTTCTCGTGCTGGCGGAAGCGTTCGCGCAGATCGCACCGCGTCACGCCGACGCCGACCTGGTCTACGTCGGCTCGGGGACGATGTTCGATGATATTCGGACGATGACAGCAACCGCCGGTCTGAGCGATCGGGTGCATCTGCTCGGAAAGCGTCCGTTCAGCGAAGTCCCGCACATCCTGCTGGCCTGTGACGTATTCTGTCTGCCCTCTTTCGCCGAAGGATTACCCAAGAGCGTGGTCGAGGGCATGGCGGCCGGACTTCCGGTTGTCGCGACGAACGTCGGCGGAATACCGGACGTGATGTCGCACGGCGAATGCGGGATCCTCGTGTCGCCACGCGACGTGAACGGGCTTGCCGGCGCGCTGGACCGTCTGTTGGCAAATCCGGACGAAGCCGCCAGAATGGGAAGTGTGGGTCAGGCCATCGCGCGGACCCACTTCGACACTGTGAAGAATGCCGCAGGAATCCTGAG
- a CDS encoding O-antigen ligase family protein — translation MYAINAPMDLNINPVEEAKQPFSPGWAMFIAIWIVCLLAGAALTLQMKQPVLGAIVAGLPTLAGILISPIFSLCCICLVLPLSGSINFEGVFTADRAIGALATAGILIHCKFFRGSVRISGSPLLPLFLIAGWSTLSALWSVNPQYAFFSALSLVQLSFWVWALWNAIAYRGNYIWPLRCYAAGMLVVVMRLYLSGGLSRIKDEGNAARLTLESTSRDNVNPNDFAAFLVPAFFIAVYLFLRDPAKFLRIIWVICAMVFPIMIVLTGARSALAGLLCALLVTALTFHHFIRARGALIGIVIAGICMVGGIFYVLSSDLSRSDAVQRILDPRLRGKGMNNRLMLMERGLTHIFSRPLLGTGCHNYVLTYQEKWAIHNDPMLIAAELGIFGGFLYFWFFWKLGKTVFGTRAPPEKWFARSLVIFLFVTGLAHPIFAAKSFWFFSVCGAAVAFRARQSEENAAMDLAYQYASMPPPDLQLSQHRWGHSYA, via the coding sequence ATGTACGCCATAAACGCCCCGATGGATCTAAACATCAACCCCGTCGAGGAGGCGAAGCAACCCTTCTCACCGGGCTGGGCGATGTTCATCGCCATCTGGATCGTCTGTCTGCTGGCCGGCGCGGCGCTGACCCTCCAGATGAAGCAACCGGTGCTCGGAGCGATTGTGGCCGGCCTTCCGACGCTGGCAGGCATATTGATCAGCCCGATTTTCTCGCTGTGCTGCATCTGCCTCGTATTGCCGCTGAGCGGATCGATCAATTTTGAGGGCGTGTTCACGGCCGACCGCGCGATCGGCGCGCTGGCGACGGCGGGCATCCTCATTCATTGCAAGTTTTTCCGAGGCAGCGTGAGGATCAGCGGCTCACCGCTGCTGCCGCTGTTTCTCATCGCAGGCTGGTCGACCTTGTCGGCACTCTGGTCCGTCAATCCGCAGTATGCATTCTTCTCCGCCCTGTCGCTGGTTCAGTTGTCGTTCTGGGTCTGGGCGTTATGGAATGCAATCGCCTATCGCGGAAACTACATCTGGCCGTTGCGATGTTATGCCGCGGGCATGCTGGTCGTCGTCATGCGCCTTTACCTGTCCGGAGGACTCTCACGAATCAAGGACGAAGGCAACGCGGCACGACTGACGCTCGAATCGACAAGCCGCGACAACGTCAATCCCAATGACTTCGCGGCATTTCTCGTGCCGGCGTTCTTCATCGCGGTGTATCTCTTCCTTCGCGATCCCGCGAAATTCCTCCGAATCATCTGGGTCATCTGCGCGATGGTTTTTCCGATCATGATCGTCCTAACCGGCGCTCGGAGCGCGCTGGCCGGATTGCTTTGCGCGCTGCTGGTGACCGCGCTGACGTTTCACCATTTCATCCGCGCTCGCGGCGCGCTGATCGGAATCGTCATCGCAGGCATCTGTATGGTCGGCGGCATTTTCTACGTCCTGAGCAGCGATCTGTCCCGGTCGGACGCGGTGCAGCGGATTCTCGATCCTCGTCTGCGCGGCAAGGGCATGAACAATCGCTTGATGCTCATGGAGCGCGGCCTGACTCATATTTTCTCGCGTCCGCTCCTTGGCACGGGCTGCCATAACTACGTGCTGACCTACCAGGAAAAATGGGCGATTCACAACGATCCGATGCTGATCGCCGCCGAATTGGGTATCTTCGGCGGTTTTCTGTACTTCTGGTTTTTCTGGAAGCTCGGAAAGACGGTATTCGGCACGCGCGCGCCGCCTGAAAAATGGTTCGCCCGAAGCCTGGTGATCTTTCTTTTCGTGACCGGGCTGGCACATCCAATCTTCGCGGCGAAATCGTTCTGGTTCTTTTCAGTTTGCGGAGCGGCCGTCGCGTTTCGCGCGCGCCAATCGGAAGAAAACGCCGCGATGGATCTGGCCTACCAGTACGCATCGATGCCGCCGCCGGACCTGCAACTGAGCCAGCACCGCTGGGGCCATTCATACGCCTGA